The Flavobacterium marginilacus genome window below encodes:
- a CDS encoding PhnA domain-containing protein, protein MSFERELNKRSGSQCELCAATENLKEYQVLPTQKGGLDESIYACSTCIDQIENPGHEDLNHWRCLNDSMWNEHIPVQVVAWRMLSRLRNQDLLEQMYLDEDTLAWAQATGEGEDDENKIIHRDVNGVVLAHGDSVVLIKDLKVKGSSMVAKQGTSVRNIRLDHENAEYIEGKVDGQQIVIITQYVKKI, encoded by the coding sequence ATGAGCTTCGAAAGAGAATTAAATAAACGCAGCGGTTCACAATGTGAATTATGCGCTGCCACCGAAAACCTAAAAGAATACCAAGTATTACCAACTCAAAAAGGAGGTTTAGACGAAAGCATTTATGCCTGCTCTACTTGTATTGATCAAATAGAGAATCCTGGTCATGAAGATTTAAACCATTGGAGATGTTTAAATGACAGTATGTGGAATGAACATATTCCAGTGCAAGTGGTTGCCTGGAGAATGTTAAGCCGTTTGCGTAATCAAGATTTACTGGAACAAATGTATCTGGATGAAGATACACTGGCATGGGCACAAGCCACAGGAGAAGGCGAAGATGACGAAAATAAAATAATTCACCGCGATGTGAACGGTGTAGTTTTAGCCCACGGAGATTCGGTAGTATTAATTAAAGACTTAAAAGTAAAAGGATCTAGCATGGTGGCCAAACAAGGAACTTCGGTACGAAACATTCGCCTGGACCACGAAAATGCAGAATACATTGAAGGAAAAGTAGATGGACAGCAGATTGTGATTATCACACAGTATGTTAAGAAAATATAG
- the coaD gene encoding pantetheine-phosphate adenylyltransferase, whose protein sequence is MKKAIFPGSFDPITLGHEDIINRGISLFDEIVIAIGVNAEKKYMFSLEERKRFIEETFKNEPKVKVITYEGLTIDLCQKIKADFILRGLRNPADFEFEKAIAHTNRRLSKIETVFLLTAARTSYISSSIVRDVIRNHGEYEMLVPEAVRVKLHK, encoded by the coding sequence ATGAAAAAAGCCATATTCCCAGGATCATTTGATCCAATTACCTTAGGACACGAAGATATCATCAACAGAGGGATTTCATTATTTGATGAAATCGTTATTGCCATTGGTGTCAATGCCGAAAAAAAATACATGTTCTCACTCGAGGAAAGAAAACGTTTCATCGAAGAAACATTCAAAAACGAGCCTAAAGTCAAGGTTATCACTTATGAAGGACTGACCATCGATTTATGCCAAAAAATTAAAGCCGATTTTATACTGCGAGGACTCCGCAATCCCGCCGATTTCGAATTTGAAAAAGCCATCGCTCACACGAACAGACGATTGTCCAAAATAGAAACTGTCTTTTTATTAACCGCAGCCCGAACTTCTTATATCAGTTCCAGTATCGTGAGAGACGTTATCCGAAATCACGGTGAATATGAAATGCTGGTTCCGGAAGCGGTGAGGGTGAAATTACATAAGTAA